From Punica granatum isolate Tunisia-2019 chromosome 1, ASM765513v2, whole genome shotgun sequence:
TTGACCGCATGTAGTCAATAGAGATAATTCCAGTTGAGATTAATTATCTAATGGTATTATGTCTACGACGTATATATCTAGACTTACCATTATAGATATTACTCTGTGCCCTTCCAATTGCcgtttgactatcacagtggATACAAATTGGTGGCACAGGTTTTTCCCATTTAGGAATGTCCTCTAGAAAATGGCTCAGCCattcagcttcttctccacATTTATCCAGAGCAATAAACTCAGATTCCATTGTGGACCTAGCGATAACGGTTTGTTTCGAGTACTTCCATGAAACTGTTGCACCTGCTAGTGTGAGCACATATCCACTAGTGGATTTCGAATCCGTTATATCAGATATCCAGTTTGCATCACTGTACCCCTCTAGGACAGCTGGATATCTAGTATAGTACAGCCTGTAATCTCGAGTGTATCTAAGGTATTTGAGTACCCTTAGGATTGCCTTCCAATGGTCTCCACTCGGATTACTCGTATATCTACTGAGTTTACTAACCGAGAATGCAATATCAGGCCTAGTACAACTCATCAGATACATCAGACTTCCAATGACTCGCGAGTATTCTAACTGAGAAATACTCTCTCCTCTATTCTTTGATAGATGAAGATTATTATCGTCTATTGGAGTCTTTGAAATTCCAGAAtcatttttggtaaatttttccataattttatctatgtagtgtgactgactcaaaattagtccatctgatattctcatgattttaattcctaaaatcACATCAGCGAGTCCCATATCTTTCATGTCAAATCTCGAATTCAGCATATTCTTCGTAGATTTGATCATTCTGTCATCACTACCAACAATGAGTATGTCATCCACGTAGAGACATAAAATAACATaaccattttttatttccttaatgGATACACATTTATCACACTCATTGATCTTAAATCCTTTGGAAATCATCGCATTATCGAATTTCTCGTGTCACTGTTTTGGCGCTTGTTTCAACCCATACAATGATTTGACCAATTTACAGACtgtcctttcttttcctggaGCCACGAACCCCTCGGGTTGTTCCATATAgatttcttcatctaaatctccatttaggaaagctgttttcacatccatttgatgaacTTTCAAATTACGCAGTGCCGCAATTGCAAGTATCATCCTAATGGAATTTATTCTCGTCACAGGagaataagtatcaaaatagTCCAAGCCTTCCTTTTGCTTGTATCCCTTAATTACAAGTTTGGCCTTGTACTTATCAATAGATCCATCTGTTTGCATTTTCCTCTTAAAGATCCATTTGGATCCTAAGGGTTTACAACCAGTGGGGAGATCCACTAATTCCCAAGTGTGATTTCGCAGAATCGAATCAACTTCACTTTTGATTGCCTCCTTCCAGAGAGGTCCGTCAGAAGAATTCACTGCTTCAGCATAGCTTTGTGGTTCCTTTTCTAACAAATATGTCAGAAAATCATTCTcgaatgatttttcaattctagctCTTTTGCTGCGTCTAGGTTCAATCTCTTGATCTGAACCTGCCTTTCATGATCTACGTCATGAAGTCCATCATTCATAGTATGTGAGGTTCGTTTCGATGAACTCAATGCCTCATTCAATTTACATGGAAATACATCTTCAAAGAACGATGCATTCATTGATTTCATTATCGTATTCTTGTGTATATCGGGAATCTTAGATTCATGCACAAGAAATCGATAAGCACTACTGTTATGTGCATAGCCAATAAAGATGCAATCCATCGTCTTAGGACcgatctttactttctttggtgCCGGAACGACTACTTTTGCCAAGCACCCCCACACTCGCAAGTGATCGTAGGATGGTCTCCTACCTCTGAATAATTCATAAGGtgtcttttccctttctttcgAGGCACCTTATTTAATAGGTAATTGCTTGACAATATTGCTTCACCCCACATATTTTGAGGTAATCCTGAACTTAATATCATTGCATTCATCAAGTCTTTCAACGTGTAATTTTTGCGTTCAGCAACACCATTCGATTGAGGTGAATAGGGTGCAGTCACTTCGTGTATAATTCCGTATTGTGCACAGAATTTACCGAAAGGCGTTACGTATTCGCCTCCTCTGTCACTcctcaatctcttgattttcttgttgagttgattctcaacttcatttttatagagaaCAAATTTCTCTATGGCCTCATCATAACTTTTCAACAAATATACATAAcagtattttgtactatcatcgataaaggtaataaaataattattacccCCCCTTGTTGTTGCGAACTTTAAATCGCATACATCACTATGAATTAGATCAAGTGGCTCGGTGTTCCTTTCAATCATTTAAAAGGGTGACCTTGTCAAATTTGCCTcaacacaaatttcacatttgtgctgtgaatcaatttggaatgtaggtatgtgattcaagttaattaatctacgcaaagtattataattaacatgaCCTAGTCTTCCATGCCACAAATCAGGAGACTCAATCAAATACGTAGAAGAACCAAaattcttattgattatgGTCATTACATTGAGCTTAAAAAGCCCATCACACACATATCCCTTTCCTACGTACATTCCAAACTTGGACAAAATAACTTTGTCTGACTCAAAAACCATCCTGAACCCATGTTTGTTCAGCAATGACCCGGAGACTAAATTCTTCCGAATCTCAAGTACGTACAATACGTTGTTcagagtcaactcctttcGTGAAGTCATCTTTAAGACCACCTTGCCTTGACCTTCAACAGCAGAATGGGTAGAGTTTCCCATATAGATCCTCTCCCTAGTGACCGGTTCGAGCATAGTGAATAGGTCTCTGTTTGAGCACACATGTCTGGTGACACCGGTGTCAAGACACCATTCCTTTGGGTTGGACCCAATGAGGTTCACCTCTGTAACCACAGCAGATAGGTTGATGTCTGCCACATCTCGAGCCATTTCATTAACCACGTTTGCTTCATGGTCCTTTTTCCTCTTTGGAAGTCTGCAATCGGCAGATCTGTGACCTTTCTTGTCACAGTTGAAGCATTTCCCCTGAAACTTGGGCTTGAAGACTCCTCCATTCGTACCCAGcttcttcttgccttttttgttcttgGAGCTTTGCCCTTGCTCCATGACATTTACCTTAGCAGCAGGGAGGATGAGATCATTTCCGGAGTTTTTATTGTCTTCTTCAATTCGAAACTTGAGAACAAGATCTTCCATTGTCATCTCCTTTCGCTTATGCTTCagataattcttgaaatcctTCCAACCAAGAGGCAGCTTTTCAATGACAACAGCCACTTGGAAGGATTCGCTTAGAGCCATCCCCTCAGCCTGAATCTCATGCAAGAGCACTTGAAATTCTTGCAGTTAACTCATTATGATCCTTGAATccaccattttaaaatcaaggAATCGTCTGACAAGAAATTTCTTCGCACCGGCATCCtctgatttatatttattgtccAATGATTCCCATAGTTCCTTTGCAGTCTTAAACCCTTGATAGACACTATACAGGGAATCATGAAGACTATTCATGATATAATTCCGGCAAAGATAGTCGGAGTGCTTCCAAGCGTCAACCGCACTGAGAGCCTGCACATCTGACTCTCCCACAGATAAGGTTGGAGCATTTTCAGTCAAGAATCTTGCAAGGTTCAGAGTTGTGAGGTAGAATAGCATCTTTTGCTGCCACCTCTTAAAGTTCAACCCATTGAACTTCTCGGGCTTCTCGACATGGTTCACAGGGACCATCGAGGGAGCAGCCACGTTTTGGCTAACCAAATGGTTAGGCAAGATAGGAGCAGGGCCAGAGCCAGTAGTTTGGCTTCCGTTGGTCGTATCTCCATCGTTCCCCGACGCCATTCGAATTGTTCAAATAACAAAATCTGTTTCAAGATTgtaatcaaaattataattagctgtaataagtcacaaaaaattgaacgataattcaaatagctaTTCGGACAAATAGAATGATATAAAATTAACTGAATTTCACTAGTGTAAGAACTTGAaaattcaaaccgaaacaaaggcgaaacctaaagatacgagagagccgagtcctgtgttagacacaaaTCCCTTAAAACAGAATTGTCTCTTCCTGGGTGCTTGAGGTCACGTGGACAATCATTTCCCAGAGTAAAATggcaacaagcgaagcagcagcacaaaCAGCAACGCTTCAGCGAACTCGAAGATAAGCATGAACACTTTTGAGGTTAAATCCTTCGTAAAAAATTGTAGCCAACCACTTGtgcaattttcttttgatctCAATAAAAGGAAGTTGTTCTTCTCTAGGGAATTGCAACCAAGGgaagacttttctttttttccttttcctatcGGCTACAGGAAGCAAAATGGCAGGAGGCTCTCCTAATTTAATTTGTTGCATGTGCCTTTATAGACTACGGGTTCCATCCTTCCATGACTTTTCCTATTATCCTTTTATGGGGAATAACTCACATAAATTCAATATATGTGTTAATggtatttgattattcatgaatacaatccattcatttcttgtaaccaccaagaaaatcaagagtcattagctGGTGAACAATTTCctcattcacccattagccataatttccaacaacCCTAAAAGAACATCCACACCATCTTTAACCTTCAACTAAACACCGACCAAGTGGCCGGGAAATGCTTCTGTACAATAAAATGAGGATTTTATATATCCATCATTAAGTAGATGCATGTGTAATTTACTATAAAATTAAGTAATACTTTACTCGAAATTCACGTTACTCACGTGACCTACGAGTAAGCTGTCGAGTATTTTAGTCCTCATATATTCTAGCTAAATTAAGAGTGcctcaatattttttttttctttaacacAGAAGAAAAACATATCTCGATGATCTTAGTGTCCCAAACTATTGTGAATGGCATGACTGTTGACCATCACCGTCCTTGGTTCACTAATTAGGGACAGTTAATTAATACCCAcaaaagagagaaaggggtCTTAGTGCAATGGCCAAGATGCCAACTCATGACCAAGAGGTTTGGATTTCAATCCTCACAAGTGGAACATATGTGTCCCTTTATTTCGTTTAATTTCCTATCTTTGTACAGGACCCATGTATctctcttataatcgaaaaaaggtACCCACAAAAGAAGAACATTAGTTAGAATCCCGCATTTTGTTttgggaaatttttttaaaaaaatagagagagagggagaagggccaaaagagggaaaaagaaaaaaaagttggatTTGTGGATTTGATTTCATatggtgaaattattcggaGAATCCATTTCTTTGTCATTGtactatattttcttttccccttgAACTGACAAGATGTATCATCAGGGGATTGTTGTGGTCGTTCACTTTGGTTTCCTTCCTCGTATGAACTCCTGCCTGGGGAGTCTTATTTTTCGTGAACGAAGTGGCTGTAGATGGGGAGCCACATGTTTCGTGTCACGTACTCAACTGTCTCTTTGTATCAAAAAAGGTATTTGGGCCATCATTCTAATCACAAGGGCTGGCATATAATTTAGAAGTCTCAACAGAGAGCATTGAAGCTGAAGTTTTATCACCGAAAGCAAGAAAATGGTATTGCAGACTGTGCATACCATTCAGCAGCTGCCTGCAACATTCCATCCATCTGCTGCAAAGCAAAGCACCGGAAAGAAGAGTTCTCGGACCAACTCCGTTTGAAAACAATTACTTCTCAACAAATACAAAAGTTATGTGAAAAATCGTGAAGGAAGAACTTTTACAGATTAGACACCCACACGGGGAATAGGTACATGTTATTTTGCTTGATTTACATGGCCCACTTTGCCATTGCCTGTCAAGAGACCGGTGGAAAAGGTTTCAAACTTAttcaaatagaaaaattatgtAGGATCaaatataaatgataaataCATCTGAGACTTGTTGTTTCAGCGATGAGAAGCCGAAAACTACCTTACAAAAGCATTGATAATTAGGAGCCTTTGCCGGATCAACCTTTTCAATGGGCTTCCGTTGGCAGAAACTATATTAGGCTGGCATGGTTGAAAGCATCTAATATGGATTGGGCCTATGGAGGCGATAAAAGTGTTAAAGTTAGGTCCATGGGCCAGCCCAATAAATGGATTTGAAACCAATAGACTGGGGACAAGGATATGGACGGGGCCAATGGAGGAGATAAAAGTGTTAAAAATTATGTCCATGGGTCGGCCCaattgatggatttaagcCCAATAGACTAGGGAGCAAGCCCCATCTTCCTATAAATAGAGCTTTCCGCATATGGAAATTAGGCCTTGTTtggcaaataaaattttttttaactttacttcactccactccactccatttgaattataaataattatatttatttagggttgtaatgattgtgttattgaattatgggaaaaagtaataaatagttgagagaaagtaatgattgtgttattgaattgtgaaaaaaataatgaatagttgaggaaatttagtattaaaaattgaattaaatggtaattaagattaaaaaattgaagaaaaatgaaaatagtaataattgtgttgttgaattgaagataagtgaagttCAAATggaatagagttaaaaaaaaatttcatttgccAAACAAGGCATAGGGACTCATTCCATTTTTGGAAAAACCACTCTGTCTCCTCTCTTTCCATCTAAGATCTCTctatccctctctctctaatcATCACCGCCACCAGATTTCACATTTCCTTCACTTTTCCCACCGTCTACAATCAGATTCTGGCTTCAAGCTCCATGAGCATCAATAGCAGCGTATTCCATAGCAGCGCATTCCGCTAATACAAATAAGACGAGAAAACAGGATCATAATTTCAGTGCAATGAAGAGAGTACTGCAAATGGACTTTATACGATAGGAACCTGTGCCTTAAGTTGCTGAAATGTATTATTGGTTGTCCGTAGATGGAAGAAGGACAAAATCCTGGGGATCATATGGCGTCCATTGGTATGGATGAAGCCTAGAGCAATTGACGAGAAATACTATTGAAAACATtatagaaaacaaaattacagTTTCACTAAACTTTCTTGTGTAGGAAAATGATGGCTAGTGAGCTATAGGCCCCTAAAAGTTCATTTAGAGATAGAGCCCATAAAGTCCAATATTGAGGGCCCACAACCTAATGGTGGGAACAGTTATGAAGTGccaaaaattcaaattcaaaccCCTACCGCCAAGGacatagaaaatataataaatttccgAGGTATATAACTTTTCATGTAGGggtttattcattcattctcACGATAATTACTCATTTAAGTATCGGAGAGGGAAATCGGGATTCTCTTCTAATATTCCCCTTCTTGCGGGTTATCCGAGAGTGGAGTTTGAGGAGGTATCTTCGTCAAGTGGATTAGAAGCCCATTCCTTAAAGACAATATCGAGCGCCTCTGTTTTCCGATCCACATCAGAAGATTAGAGGATTAACAGAATAATGTATTTTTGTATGTGCTCGTGAGAGTGAAAGTTTCCATGAAGATTTCGGGAATTAATGGAATGATGGATACTTGCAAACAGTGCGTAGAGCCCATCTCACTTGGAAGCATTAATCTCAAATACAAGAAAAGGCCAATTGGTACTTGTAAGCAGAAAAAGGTTATTGATATGTATGATCCATTAGAGGTGACAATGCGGTGTCTGGCTATATATAGAAAATCTATTCTTGATTCCAGCTTATACCGTCAATAAGTAACATAAATCCAATGAAAATGTGAATCCTGAAATTGAAAAGGACATTAATGAAGTTTGTGAAATCGAACAGAGTTTGctttttattgtttatttatcattGTCAATCGATGATTATGATATTTAACAAGCTTTGTTTCTCAGAAAGAACAGACTTCTTTCTTGGAGAATAAAAGGCCAGAAGGCCCAGTTTTCGGAAGAAGAGCCAGGTAGACAGGGCTCTCTGCTCCCTCTTGAGCGCTTAGGACTCCATTGTTGCCGTTTATATCAGTCTTGACAAAGCCTGGGCAAACGCCGTTCACAAGGACTGACGGGAACTCCTTCGCTAGGAGCCTGGTGTAAGCAATCAGTGCTGCTTTTGACATCTTGTATGCAGAGATGTTCTCAGGCCAGCCTTTGGCTTCTAGTTGACCCTGCCGGAAATCTTCTATGAAATCCTTCAGGATCTCCTCTATTCGATCTTTTGTGAGGTTCTCGATATCTCCCAGCTCATCCCTGATTTGTTTCCCGGGAATATGCTGATAATTGACAAGACAGTAAAAGAAGTTTTAGCAAAAAGCCGAGGAAAGTAGTGATCTGCGGATTGAGGAAGATTATCCTGGCTCACTTTTCCATGTTGGAAAAAGAAGCAAGTGTAAGCGTTTATAAAAACGTTATCGAATTAGTCTAGAATTGATGTGCTGTCCAGTTTTTCATTTACTTGAGAGTGCAACAATGCAAAAGTAAAATCAACTTCTTCAATGATGGGGAACCTTTGAATTTGCCGATCATGTGTTTCCACATAGAAAAGGAGTAGGATCATTTGAGGAATAGTTCATCGAGTTCTCTCAATTCTCGACTACTACAAGAAGCAGTTCTAGGTCCAAAATCCGAAAGATAAATTAAATCATGAGTACGCAAGAATTTGAAACCCAAAGTTCAGgaatgttttacaaaataatataacTTGGATATTACTAGTCTACCTGCAAGAGTCCTAGATATGAAGCGACATTGACAATCCTTGCAGAACTTGACTGTTGAAGCAGGGGAAGGAGAGCTTCGGTCACTCTTTTCGCGCCATAGTAGTTTGTTTCGAGGCATTCTATGGCTAATTCGTAATTCTGGGCTGCCTTCTTTCTCCACTTCTCTTCATCAGTTGGCTACatccaaaataaaacaaatttcCGGTTCTGTTAATGAAAACTCCTAGCAAGGATTTTGAGGTATCATTTGACTGTATGGCCATGAAGACTTACCCAACCACCAGCACGCTCAATAGCATCTGCGAAAGCATGAAAATCATAAACAATTCCACCGACCCCGGCATTGTTCACCTGCAGTAGTTGTCATCTTCTTTTGGTCATTAGAGAAGGGCATCAAAAATAAGTTCAGATAAGGAATCGTGCCACGTGTGGGGAAAGAATGGAAGGATCCCGGaactcttttcttctttctaagCCATTGAGCCTCAAActcttttcaaacttatgctTGTCATTTGGGATCAGGTGGTGGCAGGTAAAAGAAGTAATTTTGTACCATTGACGTGACAAATCTCGAAAGCCTATGAAGAGCATGTTAAAGTGTACCAGGATGTCCAGCTTTCCAATCCGATTTCTGGTAAACTCAACCAGGGAGTCAATGCTTGCAGGGTCAGTAACATCAAGTCGATGAAAAACTACTTCACCCAATAGAGCAGGACAGCTCTCTTCCTTCAGCTTCCTGAGAGCTTCGAGACCCCTCTTCTCTTCCCTTGAAGTTAAGACCACTGTCAACCCCTTCGAAGCCAACTGCCTGCAGATCTCGAATCCAATCCCTTTGTTTGCTCCCGTCACCACTGCATGccttaaagaaaagaaagaagcctCTGTTATTTAATTGCCACATACCGATGAAACAATTCACAAACCGGCAATATTCAGCATATTTTCGAAGACATTCACAAGCCTCTTAAGTTCTATGTTGAATGTTTGTCCGTGTTAAGAAACTGGGGATGCTGACTACAAGGTTTCGGGACAGGCCTCATCGACACAGATTCCATATAATAAGAGTACCTCTGCGTAGCGAGAAACGCCGATGCTTCTGCCATAGAATTGGGACTGCAGATGATGAGAGTGAAGAAATGTGTGGCTTTTGACTGGTTTGTTCTTGCTCTTTGCAGTCACTCCAcgttttgttttcctttttcgtttttaAATTTGCTTATTGGAACAACCAACACCTTGAAGCATCCTATAAATTAATCTAAAAGAAAGCTGAGCTTTCGAAAAAGGGGGTAACCATAATATATGCTGATGAGATTCTCCttatattatatcatttattttccttttcatatCTTTGCTAGTAAATTATTTCTGCGTATCATGCGGTGCCATTACAAACTATAAaaacattttaataatttatattgtaaaaattttacttaagcAATGAAACTTTTGTAACGATCTTTTTCTAAACATAACTTTTGCAATAATCTAGTCATTCATTAATGAGGGGCTAAAA
This genomic window contains:
- the LOC116198568 gene encoding (+)-neomenthol dehydrogenase-like — translated: MAEASAFLATQRHAVVTGANKGIGFEICRQLASKGLTVVLTSREEKRGLEALRKLKEESCPALLGEVVFHRLDVTDPASIDSLVEFTRNRIGKLDILVNNAGVGGIVYDFHAFADAIERAGGWPTDEEKWRKKAAQNYELAIECLETNYYGAKRVTEALLPLLQQSSSARIVNVASYLGLLQHIPGKQIRDELGDIENLTKDRIEEILKDFIEDFRQGQLEAKGWPENISAYKMSKAALIAYTRLLAKEFPSVLVNGVCPGFVKTDINGNNGVLSAQEGAESPVYLALLPKTGPSGLLFSKKEVCSF